Genomic DNA from Paenibacillus sp. MBLB1832:
CAAGCAGCTCGTTTGTCTCCAGTTTCTTATCCACAACGAACCACGGCTCTCCTGTGCCTGAACCACCGATGCCTAAACCTTGTCGCTGGCCTAATGTATAGTACATCAAACCATCATGACGCCCCTTGATTTCACCGCTGCGAATATCTACCATATTGCCAGGCCGAGCAGGGAGGTATTGACTCAAGAACTCTTTGAAATCACGTTCACCGATAAAACAGATGCCTGTACTGTCTTTCTTCTTCGCTGTCGCGAGTCCAGCAGCTTCTGCGATTTCACGTACTTTGGACTTCGGGAGATGCCCGATCGGGAACATGGCTCTCGCCAATTGCCCTTGATTTAGAACGTTCAAGAAATACGTTTGATCCTTGTTTGAATCGTTTCCGCGTATCAACACGTACTCGCCGTCGATCTCCTTGACTTGTGCATAATGACCTGTCGCGATGTAATCGCCGCCAAGATCCAGCACTTTTTGCAGCAGCTCGCCGAACTTAATTTCCCGATTGCACATCACATCAGGATTTGGTGTACGCCCCTTGGTGTACTCGTCCAAGAAATAGGCAAACACTTTGTCGTAATACTGCTTCTCGAAATTGACTGTATAGAAAGGGATGTCGAGCTGGTCACAAACACGTCTGACATCCTCTGCATCTTCCTCTGCGGTGCAATGACCGAATTCGTCGGTATCGTCCCAATTTTTCATGAAAATGCCGATGACTTCATACCCTTGCTCTTTGAGCAGCAATGCGGCAACCGAAGAATCGACACCTCCTGACATGCCTAGAATGACACGTTTTTTGACTCCATCGCGTAAACCTCTTTTCCATCTTGCGAGACTTTAATTTGAACTTTCACTATTATACATCCCGTGCGATGAAAATTAAAATATTTCATGAGAATGTCATTGTTTTCCCCCACTTGGCAAGGGTTTTGTGATAACATAGATACGATATACGGATGTTTTGGAATGTTTTTGCGAAAAATGGAAACGCTGTTTACCTAGATAGGGACGACCCTGGTGTACGCGTGGGTAGCAAGTTTGGTAAGCAACTTAAGTTTTTGCGATATATACAGACTCCTTGAAGGCATATCATGTTGAATGAGGTGTTCATTTTGAAAATCTCCACGAAAGGTCGTTATGGATTAACGATCATGATGGAACTAGCTAACCGAATGGGTGAAGGACCGACTTCACTGAAAAGCATCGCAGAAAGACATCAACTCTCCGAACATTATTTAGAGCAGCTTGTCGCTCCATTGCGGAACGCAGGTTTGGTCAAAAGTATACGCGGAGCATACGGTGGCTATATTCTTTCTAAATCTCCCGAGCAGGTGACTGCAGGTGAAGTGATTCGTGTGCTTGAAGGCCCGATTTCGCCCGTTGATTTTACAGAAGAAGACGATCCAGCGAAGCGTGACTTGTGGATACGTATTCGTGACAGCATTGCGGATGTACTCGATTCTACGACGCTAGCGAATCTCATTTCTTTTGAAGATAAAGGCAGCAAAAACGATAATTACATGTTTTACATTTAGGTGAATTATGGAGCCCATTTATCTTGATCATGCAGCAACGACGCCCGTGCATCCCGATGTATGGGAAGCTATGCTGCCTTTCTATACCGCAAATTATGGAAATCCTTCTAGCACGCATAGCTTTGGTCGGGCGGCAAGAACCGCACTGAACCGGTTTCGTGACGGAATGGCAAGAGCATTAGGCTGCTTGCCGTCTGAGCTTGTTTTTACGAGCGGCGGAACGGAAAGTAATAACATGGCGATCTTTGGCATCATGGATGGCAGACAGCCTGGGAAGAAGCATGTCATTACAACGATGATTGAACATCATGCCGTGCTGCATCCGTGCGAACACTTGGAAAGCTTAGGATTCGAAGTGACTTACCTGCCTGTAGGACCATCAGGACTCGTCCAAGTAAATGATGTAGAAGCAGCTATTCGTCCCGAAACGGCTCTCATCTCTATGATGTATGTGAATAACGAGGTAGGCACGATTCAACCGATCGAGCAAGTGGGTCGTCTCGCAAGAAAGCATGGCATTCCTTTCCATGTCGATGCGGTGCAAGCTTTAGGCAAGCTGCCATTAGATTTAGCTCAATTACCAGTAGATGTCATGAGCCTTTCTGCTCACAAAATATATGGACCCAAAGGTGCTGGAGCCTTATATGTCTCCAAGCATACGCGATTACTCCCCCACGTGTTCGGTGGTTCACAGGAGCGCAAGCGCCGTGCAGGAACCGAGAATGTCGCCGCCATTGCAGGCTTTGCTAGAGCGGTTGAACGGATCCTTCCACTTCGAGAAGAATCCTACAAACACGCAAGCGAGCTTCGCCATCTAATGATAGCCACCTTAGAGAAGCAATTGGGATCTGATGCCATTGTCATCAATGGAGATCAGGAACAATGTGTCCCGCATATTTT
This window encodes:
- the cymR gene encoding cysteine metabolism transcriptional regulator CymR gives rise to the protein MKISTKGRYGLTIMMELANRMGEGPTSLKSIAERHQLSEHYLEQLVAPLRNAGLVKSIRGAYGGYILSKSPEQVTAGEVIRVLEGPISPVDFTEEDDPAKRDLWIRIRDSIADVLDSTTLANLISFEDKGSKNDNYMFYI
- a CDS encoding cysteine desulfurase family protein, with amino-acid sequence MEPIYLDHAATTPVHPDVWEAMLPFYTANYGNPSSTHSFGRAARTALNRFRDGMARALGCLPSELVFTSGGTESNNMAIFGIMDGRQPGKKHVITTMIEHHAVLHPCEHLESLGFEVTYLPVGPSGLVQVNDVEAAIRPETALISMMYVNNEVGTIQPIEQVGRLARKHGIPFHVDAVQALGKLPLDLAQLPVDVMSLSAHKIYGPKGAGALYVSKHTRLLPHVFGGSQERKRRAGTENVAAIAGFARAVERILPLREESYKHASELRHLMIATLEKQLGSDAIVINGDQEQCVPHILNISFPGISTETLLMNLDLADVAAASGSACTSGSLEVSHVLRAMQLPENVTHSAVRFSFGMGNSREQIETAAHKVATIIQRLRTK